One Prunus dulcis chromosome 8, ALMONDv2, whole genome shotgun sequence DNA window includes the following coding sequences:
- the LOC117637341 gene encoding lysine histidine transporter-like 8, which translates to MSEVIEEIAPAPITPRPAATIEDPPTSMSRAASVARVPPLQIPAPTTAVNGDGGGGGGDQITLKTPKALTPKSRTPRFMTPIGSPVRRALKLTRLDPQDAWLPITESRNGNAYYAAFHTLCSGIGIQALILPVAFITLGWTWGIICMTLAFIWQLYTLYLLVQLHESAETGLRYCRYIQLCNASFGEKLAQFLALFPILYLSGGTCVALIVLGGSTAKMFFQIVCGPTCTVKSLTPAEWYLVFTVVASILSQLPNLNSIAGVSLVGAISAIGYSTLIWVVSLDKGKLPNVSYDPVKADKQYIHFFDVLNALGMIAFAFRGHNLILEIQATMPSSEKHPSRVPMWRGVQISYTLIALCIFPLAIVGYWAYGQKIPAQGGMFAALFGFHARDTSQFILGLASLFVIINALSSFQIYGMPMFDEMESHYTRRFKKPAPWWLRAIVRCMFTYGCYFMAVAIPFLGSVAGLLGGISLPVTLAYPCFMWIKMKKPKKYGISWGVNWVLGVVGMILSVMLIAAGLYVVIDTGIKVSFFKPQ; encoded by the exons atgtCTGAAGTAATTGAAGAGATAGCCCCCGCCCCAATAACACCGCGCCCGGCGGCCACCATAGAAGATCCTCCGACGTCTATGTCACGGGCCGCGTCTGTGGCTCGGGTGCCACCTCTCCAGATCCCGGCTCCAACCACAGCTGTcaatggtgatggtggtggtggtggtggtgaccAGATAACACTAAAAACCCCAAAAGCTTTGACCCCAAAATCTCGTACCCCACGGTTCATGACTCCAATAGGGAGCCCTGTTAGGAGGGCTCTCAAACTCACAAGGCTTGACCCTCAAGATGCTTGGCTTCCAATCACTGAGTCTAGAAATGGCAACGCTTACTATGCTGCCTTCCATACTCTTTGTTCTGGTATTGGAATTCAAGCCCTTATTCTTCCTGTTGCCTTCATCACACTTGGGTG GACATGGGGTATTATATGCATGACTTTGGCATTCATATGGCAACTTTACACTTTATACTTGCTGGTCCAGCTTCATGAATCTGCTGAAACAGGCCTACGATATTGCAGATACATTCAACTTTGCAATGCAAGTTTTG GTGAGAAGCTAGCACAGTTCTTAGCCTTGTTCCCAATCCTGTACCTGTCGGGCGGCACGTGTGTAGCTCTGATCGTCCTTGGAGGGTCAACAGCAAAGATGTTCTTCCAAATTGTGTGTGGACCAACATGCACTGTAAAGTCCCTAACACCAGCAGAGTGGTACTTGGTGTTTACAGTCGTTGCTTCGATTCTTTCTCAGCTGCCCAACTTGAACTCCATTGCTGGAGTGTCTCTTGTTGGTGCCATTTCTGCTATTGGGTACTCCACATTGATCTGGGTTGTGTCTCTGGACAAGGGCAAGCTTCCCAATGTGTCTTATGACCCCGTGAAAGCCGACAAACAATACATCCATTTTTTTGATGTTCTTAATGCCCTTGGAATGATTGCCTTTGCATTCAGAGGCCACAATCTTATACTTGAGATCCAG GCCACAATGCCGTCCAGTGAAAAACATCCATCACGCGTGCCTATGTGGAGGGGTGTCCAAATTTCCTACACACTCATAGCATTGTGCATTTTCCCCCTTGCAATTGTAGGCTATTGGGCATACGGTCAAAAG ATACCGGCACAAGGAGGCATGTTTGCGGCCTTGTTCGGCTTCCATGCCCGCGACACGTCCCAATTCATCTTAGGGCTAGCAAGTTTGTTTGTCATAATCAATGCATTGAGCTCCTTCCAAATCTATGGCATGCCGATGTTCGACGAGATGGAATCACATTACACCAGGAGGTTCAAGAAGCCAGCTCCATGGTGGCTGAGGGCCATTGTGAGATGCATGTTTACTTATGGATGCTACTTCATGGCTGTGGCCATCCCCTTCCTGGGAAGCGTGGCTGGTTTGCTAGGAGGGATTTCATTGCCTGTGACATTGGCCTATCCGTGTTTCATGTGGATCAAGATGAAGAAGCCTAAGAAGTACGGCATAAGTTGGGGGGTTAACTGGGTGCTTGGGGTTGTGGGGATGATTTTAAGTGTTATGTTGATTGCGGCTGGTCTTTATGTTGTGATTGATACTGGTATTAAGGTGAGCTTCTTCAAGCCTCAGTGA
- the LOC117637342 gene encoding glycerol-3-phosphate acyltransferase 9-like, with the protein MSSPGKLNSSSSELDLDRPNIEDYLPSGASIQQEPHGKLRLRDLLDISPTLTEAAGAIIDDSFTRCFKSNPPEPWNWNVYLFPLWCFGVVVRYFILFPARVLVLTIGWIIFLSSFIPVHFLLKGHDKLRKNLERCLVELICSFFVASWTGVVKYHGPRPSMRPKQVFVANHTSMIDFIILEQMTAFAVIMQKHPGWVGLLQSTILESVGCIWFNRSEAKDREIVTKKLRDHVLGVDNNPLLIFPEGTCVNNHYTVMFKKGAFELGCSVCPVAIKYNKIFVDAFWNSKKQSFTMHLLQLMTSWAVVCDVWYLEPQNIRPGESPIEFAERVRDIISSRAGLKKVPWDGYLKYSRPSPKHRERKQQSFAESMLRRLEEK; encoded by the exons ATGAGCAGCCCCGGGAAGCTCAACTCCTCAAGCTCCGAATTGGACCTGGATCGCCCCAACATCGAAGATTATCTCCCTTCCGGAGCCTCCATCCAACAAGAACCACACGGAAAGCTTCGCCT GCGTGATTTGCTCGACATATCGCCTACCCTTACAGAGGCTGCTGGAGCCATTATCGAT GACTCATTCACACGGTGCTTTAAGTCGAATCCTCCAGAGCCATGGAACTGGAATGTGTATTTGTTCCCTTTGTGGTGTTTTGGAGTGGTGGTTCGCTACTTCATTCTATTTCCTGCGAG GGTTCTAGTATTGACTATCGGATGGATAATTTTCCTTTCATCCTTCATTCCAGTGCACTTCTTGCTGAAAGGCCATGataaattgagaaaaaatttAGAG agGTGTTTGGTGGAGTTGATTTGTAGCTTCTTTGTTGCCTCTTGGACTGGGGTTGTAAAGTACCATGGGCCACGGCCTAGCATGAGGCCTAAGCAG GTTTTTGTGGCCAATCACACTTCCATGATTGATTTCATCATCTTAGAGCAAATGACTGCATTTGCTGTAATTATGCAAAAGCATCCTGGATGGGTTG GATTGTTGCAAAGCACTATTTTGGAGAGTGTAGGGTGCATTTGGTTCAATCGTTCAGAGGCAAAGGATCGGGAAATTGTTACAAAGAA ATTAAGGGATCATGTGCTGGGGGTTGACAATAACCCTCTCCTTATATTTCCTGAAGGAACATGTGTAAACAATCACTACACAGTTATGTTTAAGAAG GGTGCATTTGAGCTTGGCTGCTCAGTTTGCCCTGTCGCAATCAAGTACAACAAAATTTTCGTTGATGCTTTTTGGAACAGCAAAAA GCAGTCCTTCACAATGCATCTGCTACAGCTTATGACGTCATGGGCTGTTGTTTGTGATGTGTGGTATTTGGAGCCTCAAAATATTAGGCCTGGGGAGTCCCCCATTGAATTTGCAGAGAG GGTTAGAGATATAATTTCTTCTCGAGCAGGACTTAAGAAGGTCCCATGGGATGGTTACCTGAAATACTCTCGCCCAAGCCCAAAGCACAGAGAGCGAAA gCAACAAAGCTTTGCCGAGTCCATGCTTCGGCGCTTAGAGGAAAAGTGA
- the LOC117637343 gene encoding lysM domain-containing GPI-anchored protein 2-like yields the protein MAFSFSFSLSTPTTPTLLFTLPLLLSFLTTPASSATFNCSATTTCQSLIDYVPQNTTTLNAIKTLFNISHLRTLLGANNLPLSTAPTQNVTALQKILIPFTCLCSNGTGVSNKRPQYIVKPGDDLDHIATVVFSRLVKYQEIAVVNKIPDPSLIGIGKELWIPLPCSCDEVNGERVVHYGHVVEAGSSVEAIATKYGTDQETLLRINGIADPKTLQANQVLDVPLKACSSSVSNNSLDAPLLVSNNTYVFTANNCVKCQCSSANNWTLQCEPSTVNSTGCPAMQCQGSSQLFLGNTTTSGCDQTTCTYAGYTNKTDILITLATQSTCAAPPPDNKNNASRMGLQGSSWSFLFAAIHLALLFLHVLQ from the exons atggctttctctttctctttctctctctccacacCCACCACACCCACACTCCTCTTCACCCTCCCCCTCCTCCTCTCATTTCTCACCACACCCGCCTCCTCCGCCACCTTCAACTGctccgccaccaccacctgcCAGTCCCTCATCGACTACGTCCCCCAAAATACCACAACCCTCAACGCCATCAAAACCCTCTTCAACATCTCCCACCTCCGCACCCTTCTCGGAGCCAACAACCTCCCCCTCTCCACCGCCCCGACCCAAAACGTAACCGCCCTCCAAAAGATCCTCATCCCTTTCACGTGCCTCTGCTCCAACGGCACCGGCGTCTCCAACAAGCGCCCGCAGTACATCGTGAAGCCCGGCGACGATCTCGACCACATCGCCACGGTCGTGTTCTCGAGGCTCGTGAAGTACCAGGAAATTGCGGTGGTGAATAAAATTCCCGACCCGAGCCTGATTGGAATCGGAAAGGAGTTGTGGATCCCGCTGCCGTGCAGCTGCGACGAGGTGAACGGCGAGAGGGTGGTTCATTATGGACACGTGGTGGAAGCTGGGAGCTCGGTGGAGGCAATCGCGACCAAGTACGGGACGGACCAGGAGACTCTGCTGAGGATCAATGGCATTGCAGATCCCAAGACCCTTCAGGCCAATCAAGTCCTCGATGTTCCTCTCAAAG CTTGTTCATCTTCGGTATCGAATAACTCATTAGATGCCCCGTTACTTGTTTCCAACAACACCTACGTCTTCACTGCCAACAATTGCGTGAAATGCCAGTGTAGTTCTGCGAACAATTGGAC CTTGCAGTGTGAGCCATCCACTGTGAATTCAACTGGATGCCCTGCGATGCAATGCCAAGGTTCGAGTCAGCTATTTCTTGGCAACACCACGACTTCCGGTTGCGATCAAACAACCTGTACCTATGCTGGTTATACTAACAAGACCGATATTCTTATCACCCTGGCAACACAGTCTACTTGTGCAG CTCCTCCTCCTGATAATAAGAACAACGCGTCAAGGATGGGTTTGCAAGGCTCCAGTTGGAGCTTCCTTTTCGCGGCAATTCACTTGgcgcttctttttcttcatgttcTTCAGTGA
- the LOC117638588 gene encoding plant UBX domain-containing protein 1-like — protein sequence MADVSSPISFKRRRLIGNLHHTLAEEAKRNPTVEGADGFYEFTAEDYYRLRKTKKEDKFLKTQKMREAEQAKCRSRLTKAVIRVRFPDNHTLEATFHPSDKIQSLVDHLKKVAARPELPFYLFTAPPKEVIRDMSMDFYSAGFVPGANVHLSYGIPN from the coding sequence ATGGCTGATGTTTCTTCTCCAATCTCTTTCAAAAGACGGCGGCTCATCGGCAACCTTCATCACACCTTGGCCGAAGAAGCCAAGCGCAACCCTACTGTGGAGGGTGCAGATGGGTTTTATGAGTTCACCGCAGAGGATTATTACCGGCTTCGGAAGACCAAGAAGGAAGACAAGTTTTTGAAAACACAGAAGATGAGGGAGGCAGAGCAGGCAAAGTGCAGGTCAAGGTTGACCAAGGCTGTGATTAGGGTTAGGTTTCCTGATAATCACACATTGGAGGCAACTTTTCATCCGTCGGATAAAATCCAGAGCTTGGTTGATCATCTGAAGAAAGTTGCTGCTCGACCAGAATTACCCTTCTACTTATTTACTGCTCCTCCCAAGGAGGTGATCAGAGACATGTCAATGGATTTTTACTCTGCTGGGTTTGTTCCTGGGGCGAACGTGCATCTTTCATATGGCATACCTAATTAG